One genomic window of Granulicella arctica includes the following:
- a CDS encoding SDR family NAD(P)-dependent oxidoreductase yields the protein MSNKVWFITGCSRGFGRIWADAALERGDKVAATARTLASIADLKEKYGDNVLTLELDVTRRDQVKEVVANAHAHFGRLDVVVNNAGYSLVGTVEEASADEVRALYETNIFGALSVIQEVLPLLREQGSGHILGISSTLGHVSMPLIGYYCSSKWAFEAIHESLAAEVKTFGIKVTIVEPGAYATEFGSPSSLKHAASLDIYADLKEKVFGGLKTMERGDPSATPDAVFKVVDAEDPPLRLFLGSHNLPSVRAAYAERLATWEAWESVSNSAQSKAS from the coding sequence ATGTCCAATAAAGTTTGGTTTATCACTGGTTGTTCTCGAGGCTTCGGGCGAATTTGGGCCGATGCTGCGCTCGAACGTGGAGATAAGGTCGCGGCAACGGCACGCACGCTTGCAAGCATTGCCGACCTGAAAGAGAAGTACGGCGACAACGTTTTGACACTCGAATTGGATGTGACAAGGCGCGACCAGGTGAAAGAGGTTGTGGCTAACGCTCACGCGCACTTCGGACGGCTTGATGTTGTCGTGAACAATGCCGGTTACTCCCTTGTCGGCACGGTTGAGGAAGCCAGCGCTGATGAGGTCCGAGCGCTCTACGAGACGAACATCTTCGGGGCATTGTCCGTGATCCAAGAGGTCTTGCCGCTGCTGCGAGAGCAGGGTAGTGGACACATTCTCGGCATCTCCAGCACTCTCGGCCATGTCTCGATGCCGTTGATCGGCTACTACTGTTCTTCCAAGTGGGCGTTTGAAGCGATCCACGAGAGTTTAGCTGCAGAAGTAAAAACTTTCGGGATCAAGGTCACGATCGTAGAACCTGGGGCCTATGCCACCGAGTTTGGAAGCCCGTCGTCGTTGAAACACGCAGCCAGTCTGGACATCTACGCAGACCTGAAGGAGAAGGTTTTCGGCGGTTTGAAGACGATGGAACGTGGCGACCCGAGTGCGACGCCGGATGCCGTTTTCAAAGTTGTAGATGCGGAAGATCCGCCGCTCAGACTGTTTCTCGGTAGCCACAACCTGCCTTCGGTACGCGCCGCATATGCAGAACGCTTGGCGACATGGGAAGCCTGGGAATCTGTCTCCAACTCTGCCCAAAGCAAAGCCTCTTAG
- a CDS encoding TetR/AcrR family transcriptional regulator: protein MKKETEKQNDDRTEGVAPRVKRADAQRKMASLLQSAAEIFTKSGVDAPVREIAEHAGVGLGTVYRHFPQRSDLIVAVFQTQVDGCAEAASALASKYEPAEALARWLHRYADFLSTKRGLAAALHSGDPAYAALPAYFDKRLRPALQGLLNTAVLAKTLRADIEAEDLLHAVANLCRSRRDEEPAYARRMVDLLVDGLRYRGQSKTH, encoded by the coding sequence ATGAAGAAAGAAACTGAAAAGCAGAACGATGACCGGACCGAAGGCGTCGCACCTCGCGTCAAGCGCGCAGATGCGCAGCGTAAGATGGCCTCGCTGCTTCAGTCCGCTGCCGAGATCTTCACCAAGTCAGGGGTCGATGCCCCCGTGCGGGAGATCGCGGAACATGCGGGCGTAGGTCTTGGAACGGTTTACCGTCATTTTCCGCAGCGTTCCGATCTCATCGTAGCGGTGTTTCAGACGCAGGTAGATGGCTGCGCGGAAGCGGCTTCTGCACTCGCCAGCAAGTATGAGCCTGCGGAGGCTCTGGCTCGCTGGCTTCATCGGTATGCAGATTTTCTTTCAACAAAACGAGGGCTTGCCGCAGCGCTACATTCGGGTGACCCCGCCTATGCCGCCTTACCGGCCTACTTCGACAAGCGTCTCCGTCCTGCACTTCAAGGGTTACTCAATACGGCGGTGCTCGCAAAAACTCTGCGAGCTGATATAGAAGCCGAAGACCTCTTGCATGCGGTCGCGAATCTATGCAGAAGTCGGCGTGACGAGGAACCCGCCTATGCCCGCAGGATGGTCGAT